The Pseudomonas sp. TH06 genome has a window encoding:
- a CDS encoding cupin domain-containing protein: MNIQNVVDISLTSSEAERYRPDPAKVLKGDPEQAVFHQYESPCGQMGVGVWEGAVGQWTVNYTEHEYCEILQGVSVLRDSDGNAKTLRVGDRFVIPAGFRGTWEVLEACRKIYVIFEQKA, translated from the coding sequence ATGAACATCCAGAACGTCGTCGACATCAGCCTGACCAGCAGCGAAGCCGAACGCTATCGCCCGGACCCGGCCAAAGTACTCAAGGGCGACCCCGAACAAGCCGTGTTCCATCAATACGAAAGCCCTTGTGGGCAAATGGGTGTCGGCGTGTGGGAAGGTGCGGTTGGGCAGTGGACGGTGAATTACACCGAGCATGAGTACTGCGAGATTTTGCAGGGGGTTTCGGTGCTGCGTGATAGCGACGGTAATGCCAAGACCTTGCGTGTTGGCGACCGTTTTGTGATTCCGGCGGGGTTCCGTGGTACCTGGGAAGTGCTGGAGGCTTGCCGCAAGATCTATGTGATCTTCGAACAGAAGGCTTGA
- a CDS encoding aldehyde dehydrogenase: MTTLTRADWEQRARDLKIEGRAYLNGEYTDAVSGETFECISPVDGRLLGKIASCDAADAQRAVENARATFNSGVWSRLAPTKRKATMIRFAGLLKQHAEELALLETLDMGKPISDSLYIDVPGAAQALSWSGEAIDKIYDEVAATPHDQLGLVTREPVGVVGAIVPWNFPLMMACWKLGPALSTGNSVILKPSEKSPLTAIRIAALAVEAGIPKGVLNVLPGYGHTVGKALALHNDVDTLVFTGSTKIAKQLMIYSGESNMKRVWLEAGGKSPNIVFADAPDLQAAAESAASAIAFNQGEVCTAGSRLLVERSIKDKFLPMVIEALKTWKPGNPLDPATNVGALVDTQQMNTVLSYIESGHTDGAKLVAGGKRILQETGGTYVEPTIFDGVSNAMKIAQEEIFGPVLSVIAFDTAEEAIQIANDTPYGLAAAVWTQDISKAHLTAKALRAGSVWVNQYDGGDMTAPFGGFKQSGNGRDKSLHAFDKYTELKATWIKL; the protein is encoded by the coding sequence ATGACCACCCTGACTCGTGCCGACTGGGAACAACGCGCCCGCGACCTGAAGATCGAAGGCCGCGCCTACCTCAACGGCGAATACACCGACGCCGTCTCCGGCGAGACCTTCGAGTGCATCAGCCCGGTTGATGGTCGTCTGCTCGGCAAGATTGCCAGCTGTGACGCCGCCGACGCCCAGCGTGCCGTGGAAAACGCCCGCGCCACGTTCAACTCCGGTGTCTGGTCGCGCCTGGCGCCGACCAAACGCAAAGCCACCATGATCCGTTTCGCCGGCCTGCTCAAACAGCACGCCGAAGAGCTGGCGTTGCTCGAAACCCTCGACATGGGCAAGCCGATCAGCGACTCGCTGTACATCGACGTTCCGGGCGCTGCGCAAGCGCTGAGCTGGAGCGGCGAGGCGATCGACAAGATCTACGACGAAGTCGCGGCCACCCCGCACGATCAACTGGGTCTGGTGACCCGCGAGCCAGTGGGCGTGGTCGGTGCCATCGTGCCGTGGAACTTCCCGTTGATGATGGCCTGCTGGAAACTCGGCCCGGCGCTGTCCACCGGTAACTCGGTGATCCTCAAGCCGTCGGAAAAATCCCCGCTGACCGCCATCCGTATCGCGGCACTGGCCGTCGAAGCCGGCATCCCGAAAGGTGTGCTCAACGTGTTGCCGGGTTACGGTCACACCGTCGGCAAGGCGCTGGCCCTGCACAACGATGTCGATACTTTGGTGTTCACCGGTTCGACCAAGATCGCCAAGCAGCTGATGATCTACTCCGGCGAATCGAACATGAAACGCGTCTGGCTGGAAGCCGGTGGCAAGAGCCCGAACATCGTCTTTGCCGATGCGCCGGATCTGCAGGCGGCTGCTGAATCTGCCGCCAGCGCCATCGCCTTCAACCAGGGCGAAGTCTGCACCGCCGGTTCGCGTCTGCTGGTCGAGCGTTCGATCAAGGACAAATTCCTGCCGATGGTTATTGAAGCGCTGAAAACCTGGAAACCGGGCAACCCGCTGGATCCGGCGACCAATGTGGGCGCGCTGGTCGATACCCAACAGATGAACACCGTGCTGTCCTACATCGAGTCGGGTCACACCGACGGCGCCAAACTGGTCGCCGGCGGCAAGCGCATCCTTCAGGAAACCGGTGGGACATACGTTGAGCCAACGATTTTTGACGGCGTGAGCAACGCGATGAAAATTGCCCAGGAAGAGATCTTCGGCCCGGTACTGTCGGTCATTGCTTTCGATACTGCCGAAGAAGCGATCCAGATTGCCAACGACACGCCTTACGGCCTGGCCGCGGCGGTGTGGACTCAGGACATCTCCAAGGCACACCTGACCGCCAAAGCGCTGCGCGCCGGCAGTGTGTGGGTCAACCAGTACGACGGCGGCGACATGACCGCACCATTCGGCGGCTTCAAGCAGTCGGGCAACGGTCGCGATAAATCGCTGCATGCGTTCGACAAGTACACCGAGCTGAAGGCGACGTGGATCAAGCTGTAA
- a CDS encoding MFS transporter — translation MRWATYFAVLASVLSVGLALGVSMPLVSLRLEGWGYGSFAIGVMAAMPAIGVLLGAKISSHLAARFGTANLMRLCLWAGALSIGLLALLPSYPIWLVLRLMIGVILTIVFILGESWINQLVVEHWRGRLVALYGSSYALSQLSGPLLLGALGTEHDYGFWVGVGLLLVSPLLLLGRSGAPSSEASSVTFRDLWGFARELPAIAWAVSLFAAFEAMILTLLPVYCLQQGFTAEIALAMVSTVVVGDALLQLPIGALADYLSRRTLFTGCAVILMLSSLAIPMLIDTLLIWPLWVLFGASAGGLFTLSLILIGERYRDDALVRANAHIAQLWGVGCLIGPLMAGAGSQWISGHALPLLMAAGAFGLVLLLLRQGAFGPVTEPA, via the coding sequence ATGCGGTGGGCGACGTATTTCGCCGTGTTGGCGTCTGTCTTGAGTGTCGGCCTGGCCCTGGGGGTCAGCATGCCGTTGGTGTCGTTGCGCCTGGAAGGTTGGGGTTACGGCTCCTTCGCGATTGGCGTGATGGCGGCGATGCCGGCGATTGGCGTGTTGTTGGGCGCGAAGATTTCCAGTCATCTGGCGGCGCGTTTCGGCACGGCGAACCTGATGCGCCTGTGCCTGTGGGCCGGAGCGTTGTCGATCGGTTTGCTGGCGCTGCTGCCGAGTTATCCGATCTGGCTGGTGCTGCGCTTGATGATCGGCGTGATCCTGACCATCGTCTTCATCCTCGGCGAGAGCTGGATCAATCAACTGGTGGTCGAGCACTGGCGCGGGCGGCTGGTGGCGCTGTATGGCAGCAGCTATGCGTTGAGCCAACTGTCTGGCCCGTTGCTGCTGGGGGCGCTGGGCACCGAGCATGATTATGGTTTCTGGGTCGGTGTCGGCCTGCTGCTGGTTTCGCCTTTGCTGTTGCTGGGCCGCAGTGGTGCGCCGAGCAGTGAAGCGAGCAGCGTTACGTTTCGCGACTTGTGGGGCTTCGCTCGAGAACTGCCGGCGATCGCCTGGGCGGTGTCGTTGTTTGCCGCGTTCGAGGCGATGATCCTGACGCTGCTGCCGGTGTATTGCCTGCAGCAAGGCTTCACCGCCGAGATCGCGTTAGCGATGGTCAGCACCGTTGTGGTCGGCGATGCGCTACTGCAGTTACCTATTGGTGCGCTGGCGGACTACCTGTCGCGGCGCACATTGTTCACCGGCTGCGCAGTGATCCTGATGTTGTCGAGCCTGGCGATACCCATGCTGATCGATACGCTGTTGATCTGGCCGTTGTGGGTATTGTTCGGCGCCAGTGCCGGTGGTTTGTTTACCTTGTCACTGATTCTGATCGGCGAGCGTTATCGCGACGATGCGCTGGTGCGGGCCAATGCGCATATTGCGCAACTGTGGGGTGTGGGGTGTCTGATCGGGCCTTTGATGGCAGGGGCGGGCAGCCAGTGGATCAGCGGGCATGCGTTGCCGTTGTTGATGGCGGCGGGGGCGTTCGGGCTGGTCTTGCTGCTATTGCGCCAAGGTGCGTTTGGCCCAGTCACCGAACCTGCCTGA
- a CDS encoding phospholipase D family protein gives MSFRQPLPALLMLAALVSGCASLDVPREPSQALPASDSSFGRSIQAQAAPYQGRSGFRLLSNSTEAFTARAELIRNAQTSLDLQYYIVHDGISTRMLVEELLKAADRGVRVRVLLDDTTSDGLDQIIATLAAHPQIQIRLFNPLHLGRSTGVTRAAGRLFNLSLQHRRMHNKLWLADNSVAIVGGRNLGDEYFDAEPNLNFTDIDMLSVGPVAEQLGHSFDQYWNSALSKPIDEFLSSRPSAKDLQNTRTRLEESLEETRKQNHALYQQLMTFKTEPRMDIWRKELIWAWNQALWDAPSKVLAKNEPDPQLLLTTQLTPELRGVSKELIMISAYFVPGQPGLVYLTGRADAGVSVSLLTNSLEATDVPAVHGGYAPYRKALLEHGVKLFELRRQPGDNYGSGPHVFYSKSFRGSDSSLHSKAMIFDRQKAFIGSFNFDPRSVLWNTEVGVLVDSPELAEHVRELALQGMAPALSYEAKLQDGKIVWVTEDNGQMHTLTKEPGSWWRRFNAWFSTTVGLERML, from the coding sequence GTGAGCTTCAGACAGCCCCTGCCCGCTTTGCTGATGCTTGCCGCGCTCGTGAGCGGATGCGCCAGCCTCGATGTGCCGCGTGAACCGAGTCAGGCGCTGCCGGCGTCCGACTCGAGCTTCGGTCGCTCGATCCAGGCGCAAGCCGCGCCATATCAGGGGCGCTCCGGTTTCCGTCTGCTGTCCAACAGCACCGAAGCCTTCACCGCCCGCGCTGAACTGATCCGCAACGCACAAACCAGCCTCGACCTGCAGTACTACATCGTGCATGACGGCATCAGTACGCGAATGTTGGTGGAAGAACTGCTCAAGGCTGCCGACCGTGGCGTACGAGTACGGGTTCTGCTCGACGACACCACCAGCGACGGCCTCGACCAGATCATCGCCACTTTGGCAGCGCATCCGCAGATCCAGATCCGCCTGTTCAACCCGCTGCATCTGGGCCGCAGCACCGGCGTGACCCGAGCGGCCGGGCGCCTGTTCAATCTGTCGCTGCAACACCGGCGCATGCACAACAAGCTGTGGTTGGCGGACAACAGCGTGGCCATCGTCGGCGGGCGTAACCTGGGCGACGAATATTTTGATGCCGAGCCCAATCTGAATTTCACCGACATCGATATGCTCAGCGTGGGCCCGGTGGCGGAGCAGCTCGGGCACAGCTTCGATCAGTATTGGAACAGCGCGCTGAGCAAGCCGATCGACGAGTTTCTCTCGAGCAGACCGAGCGCCAAGGACTTACAGAACACCCGCACGCGTCTGGAAGAATCACTGGAAGAAACCCGCAAGCAGAATCACGCGCTGTATCAGCAGTTGATGACGTTCAAGACCGAACCGCGTATGGACATCTGGCGCAAAGAGCTGATCTGGGCCTGGAATCAGGCACTGTGGGATGCGCCGAGCAAGGTGTTGGCCAAGAACGAACCGGATCCGCAATTGCTGCTGACTACGCAACTGACGCCGGAGCTGAGGGGCGTCAGCAAAGAGCTGATCATGATCTCGGCCTACTTCGTGCCGGGGCAGCCGGGACTTGTGTACCTGACCGGACGCGCCGATGCCGGGGTCTCGGTGAGCTTGCTGACCAACTCGCTGGAGGCCACCGACGTACCGGCGGTGCACGGCGGCTATGCGCCTTATCGCAAGGCGTTGCTGGAACACGGCGTGAAGCTGTTTGAGCTGCGGCGCCAGCCTGGGGATAACTATGGCAGCGGCCCGCACGTGTTCTACAGCAAGTCGTTTCGCGGCTCGGATTCAAGCCTGCACAGCAAGGCGATGATCTTCGACCGGCAAAAAGCGTTTATCGGCTCATTCAACTTCGACCCTCGCTCAGTGTTGTGGAACACCGAGGTGGGCGTGCTGGTGGACAGCCCGGAACTCGCCGAGCACGTGCGCGAACTGGCGTTGCAAGGTATGGCGCCAGCGCTCAGCTACGAAGCGAAATTGCAGGATGGAAAAATCGTCTGGGTAACCGAGGACAACGGCCAGATGCACACGCTGACCAAGGAACCGGGGAGCTGGTGGCGACGATTCAATGCGTGGTTCAGCACCACCGTGGGCCTGGAACGCATGCTGTAA
- a CDS encoding PLP-dependent aminotransferase family protein: MTLYVNLAELLGTRIEQGFYRPGDRLPSVRALSVEHGVSLSTVQQAYRMLEDSGLATPKPKSGYFVPVGRELPELPAVGRPAQRPVEISQWDQVLELIRAVPRKDVVQLGRGMPDVTSPTMKPLLRGLARISRRQDMPGLYYDNIHGTLELREQIARLMLDSGCQLSASDLVVTTGCHEALSTSIHAICEPGDIVAVDSPSFHGAMQTLKGLGMKALEIPTDPLTGISLEALELALEQWPIKVIQLTPNCNNPLGYIMPESRKRALLTLAQRFDVAIIEDDVYGELAYTYPRPRTIKSFDEDGRVLLCSSFSKTLAPGLRIGWVAPGRYLERVLHMKYISTGSTAPQPQIAIAEFLKSGHFEPHLRRMRTQYQRNRDMMIDWVTRYFPAGTRASRPQGSFMLWVELPEGFDTLKLNRELHDQGVQIAVGSIFSASGKYRNCLRMNYAAKPTPQIEEAVRKVGAAAIKLLAEAD, from the coding sequence ATGACGCTTTATGTGAATCTCGCCGAACTGCTCGGCACGCGCATCGAACAAGGTTTCTATCGTCCAGGTGACAGATTGCCTTCGGTGCGCGCCTTGAGCGTAGAACATGGCGTCAGTCTCAGCACGGTGCAGCAGGCTTATCGCATGCTCGAAGACAGTGGCCTGGCCACGCCGAAACCCAAATCAGGCTATTTCGTCCCGGTCGGTCGCGAGTTGCCGGAGCTGCCCGCCGTCGGCCGTCCGGCGCAGCGGCCGGTGGAGATTTCACAGTGGGATCAGGTGCTGGAGCTGATCCGCGCAGTACCGCGTAAGGATGTGGTGCAGCTCGGTCGCGGCATGCCCGACGTCACCTCACCGACGATGAAACCGCTGCTGCGCGGCCTGGCGCGAATCAGTCGCCGGCAGGACATGCCCGGTCTGTATTACGACAACATTCATGGCACCCTCGAACTGCGTGAACAGATCGCCCGATTGATGCTCGACTCCGGCTGCCAGTTGAGCGCCAGCGACCTGGTCGTCACCACCGGTTGCCACGAAGCACTGTCCACCAGCATCCACGCGATTTGCGAGCCGGGCGACATCGTCGCGGTGGACTCGCCGAGCTTTCACGGCGCCATGCAGACCCTCAAAGGGCTGGGCATGAAAGCCCTGGAAATCCCCACCGACCCGCTCACCGGCATCAGCCTCGAAGCGCTGGAACTGGCCCTGGAACAATGGCCGATCAAGGTCATTCAACTCACGCCCAACTGCAACAATCCGCTCGGCTACATCATGCCGGAGTCGCGCAAACGCGCGTTGTTGACGCTTGCGCAGCGTTTCGACGTGGCGATCATCGAAGACGATGTCTATGGCGAACTGGCCTACACCTACCCACGCCCGCGCACGATCAAGTCCTTCGACGAAGATGGCCGAGTGCTGTTGTGCAGTTCGTTTTCCAAGACCTTGGCGCCGGGCCTGCGCATTGGCTGGGTCGCGCCGGGTCGATACCTTGAGCGTGTGCTGCACATGAAATACATCAGCACCGGTTCTACCGCGCCGCAACCGCAGATCGCCATCGCCGAATTTCTCAAGTCCGGCCACTTCGAACCTCATTTACGGCGGATGCGCACGCAATACCAGCGTAATCGCGACATGATGATCGACTGGGTAACCCGCTATTTCCCGGCCGGTACTCGCGCCAGCCGACCGCAAGGCAGTTTCATGTTGTGGGTCGAATTGCCGGAAGGTTTCGACACCTTGAAACTTAATCGTGAGCTGCATGATCAAGGTGTACAGATTGCCGTCGGCAGCATCTTTTCCGCCTCGGGCAAGTACCGCAATTGCCTGCGAATGAACTACGCTGCCAAACCGACGCCGCAGATCGAAGAAGCGGTGCGCAAGGTTGGCGCGGCAGCGATCAAATTGCTGGCCGAAGCCGACTGA
- a CDS encoding DUF1127 domain-containing protein — MNGLSDVRLTLHSQELEAGQEDSAWNTAMRNAPSGLSRWGLFWHRLHTRKALLGLTPEQLKDVGLTREQALEEGLKPFWRI; from the coding sequence ATGAACGGCTTGAGCGATGTGCGGCTGACGTTACACAGTCAGGAACTGGAGGCAGGGCAGGAGGACAGTGCGTGGAACACGGCCATGCGCAATGCGCCGTCCGGGCTCAGTCGCTGGGGTCTGTTCTGGCATCGTCTGCACACGCGCAAGGCGTTGCTCGGCTTGACGCCGGAGCAACTCAAGGATGTCGGACTGACGCGGGAGCAGGCGCTGGAGGAGGGGTTGAAGCCGTTCTGGCGGATCTGA
- a CDS encoding FAD-binding oxidoreductase, with amino-acid sequence MNARAQTTASQPHVASYYAASSLPQPDHPRLQGEVMADVCVVGGGFSGLNTALELAERGLSVVLLEAHKIGWGASGRNGGQLIRGVGHGLDQFANVIGTDGVRQMKLMGLEAVEIVRQRVERFQIPCDLTWGYCDLANKPSDLEGFAEDAEELRGLGYRHETRLLQASEMHTVVGSKRYVGGLIDMGSGHLHPLNLALGEAAAAQQLGVQLFEQSAVTRIDYGPEVKVHTAQGSVRAKTLVLGCNAYLNGLNSQLSGKVLPAGSYIIATEPLSAEQAHNLLPQNMAVCDQRVALDYYRLSADRRLLFGGACHYSGRDPKDIAAYMQPKMLEVFPQLAGVKIAYQWGGMIGIGANRLPQIGRLADQPNVYYAQAYSGHGVNATHLAGKLLAEAISGQHSGGFDLFAKVPHITFPGGKHLRSPLLALGMLWHRLKELI; translated from the coding sequence ATGAACGCCCGCGCCCAGACCACCGCGAGCCAACCTCACGTTGCCTCTTATTACGCCGCCAGCAGCCTGCCGCAACCGGATCATCCACGGCTGCAAGGTGAAGTGATGGCCGACGTGTGCGTGGTCGGTGGCGGTTTCTCCGGGCTCAACACCGCACTGGAACTGGCCGAGCGCGGCCTCAGCGTGGTGCTGCTGGAAGCGCACAAGATCGGCTGGGGCGCCAGTGGCCGCAATGGCGGACAACTGATTCGCGGGGTCGGCCACGGCCTCGATCAGTTCGCCAACGTCATCGGCACCGACGGCGTGCGGCAGATGAAACTGATGGGCCTGGAAGCGGTAGAAATCGTCCGCCAGCGCGTCGAACGCTTTCAGATCCCCTGCGACCTGACCTGGGGCTATTGCGACCTCGCCAACAAACCGTCCGACCTTGAGGGGTTTGCCGAAGACGCCGAAGAACTGCGCGGCCTCGGCTATCGCCACGAAACCCGTTTGCTGCAAGCCAGCGAGATGCACACGGTGGTCGGCTCCAAGCGCTATGTGGGTGGCTTGATCGATATGGGTTCCGGGCATCTGCATCCGTTGAACCTGGCCCTGGGCGAGGCCGCAGCGGCACAGCAACTGGGCGTGCAGCTATTCGAGCAGTCGGCGGTGACCCGTATCGATTACGGCCCTGAAGTGAAAGTGCACACGGCGCAAGGCTCGGTGCGGGCGAAGACGCTGGTGCTGGGATGCAACGCCTATCTCAATGGCCTTAACTCGCAACTCAGCGGCAAAGTCCTGCCCGCCGGCAGCTACATCATCGCCACCGAGCCGCTGTCCGCAGAGCAGGCGCACAACCTGCTGCCGCAGAACATGGCGGTCTGCGACCAGCGGGTGGCGCTGGATTACTACCGGCTCTCGGCGGATCGTCGCTTGCTGTTCGGCGGCGCCTGCCATTACTCGGGGCGCGACCCCAAGGACATTGCCGCATACATGCAGCCGAAGATGCTCGAAGTCTTCCCGCAACTGGCCGGAGTGAAGATCGCTTATCAGTGGGGCGGCATGATCGGCATCGGCGCCAACCGCTTGCCGCAGATTGGCCGGCTCGCTGACCAGCCGAACGTGTATTACGCCCAGGCCTATTCCGGACACGGGGTGAATGCCACCCATCTGGCGGGCAAGTTGCTCGCCGAGGCGATCAGCGGGCAGCACAGTGGTGGCTTTGATCTGTTCGCCAAGGTGCCGCACATCACCTTTCCGGGCGGCAAACATTTGCGCTCACCGTTGTTGGCGCTGGGGATGTTGTGGCATCGCCTCAAAGAGCTGATCTGA
- a CDS encoding YkgJ family cysteine cluster protein: MSCNSEKIRTLRQQIPTFDCVPGCHDCCGPVTTSPEEMARLPRKTRAEQDAAMEELNCVHLGPNGCTVYGERPLICRLFGTTKTLPCPNGRGPVELIHPRAEKQIFEYMASNRQVLV, translated from the coding sequence ATGAGCTGCAACAGCGAGAAAATCCGCACCCTGCGTCAGCAGATCCCGACGTTCGACTGCGTACCGGGCTGCCACGACTGCTGTGGGCCGGTGACGACTTCACCGGAAGAAATGGCGCGCCTGCCGCGCAAGACCCGCGCCGAGCAGGATGCGGCAATGGAAGAACTTAACTGTGTGCACCTGGGGCCGAATGGCTGCACGGTGTATGGCGAGCGACCGTTGATTTGCCGCTTGTTCGGGACGACGAAGACGTTGCCGTGCCCGAATGGGCGAGGGCCGGTGGAGCTGATTCATCCTCGGGCCGAGAAGCAGATCTTCGAATACATGGCGTCAAATCGGCAGGTGCTGGTTTAG
- a CDS encoding Lrp/AsnC ligand binding domain-containing protein yields the protein MRTNTQTKRELDKIDRNILRILQADGRISFTELGEKVGLSTTPCTERVRRLEREGIIMGYNARLNPQHLKGSLLVFVEISLDYKSGDTFEEFRRAVLKLPHVLECHLVSGDFDYLVKARISEMASYRKLLGDILLKLPHVRESKSYIVMEEVKESLNLPIPD from the coding sequence ATGCGTACCAACACTCAGACCAAACGTGAGCTGGACAAGATCGATCGCAACATCTTGCGGATCCTGCAGGCGGACGGGCGGATTTCCTTCACCGAACTCGGGGAAAAGGTCGGCCTCTCCACCACGCCGTGCACCGAGCGGGTGCGGCGTCTGGAGCGTGAGGGGATCATCATGGGCTACAACGCCCGGCTGAATCCGCAGCACTTGAAGGGTAGTCTGCTGGTGTTCGTCGAGATCAGCCTCGACTACAAATCCGGCGATACTTTCGAAGAGTTCCGACGCGCGGTGCTGAAACTGCCGCACGTGCTGGAGTGCCACTTGGTGTCAGGGGATTTCGACTATCTGGTCAAGGCGCGGATTTCCGAGATGGCCTCGTACCGCAAACTGCTGGGCGACATCCTCTTGAAGCTGCCGCATGTGCGTGAGTCGAAGAGCTATATCGTGATGGAAGAAGTGAAAGAGAGCTTGAACCTGCCGATTCCGGACTGA
- the dadA gene encoding D-amino acid dehydrogenase, giving the protein MRVMVLGSGVIGTASAYYLARAGFEVVVVDRQPAAAMETSFANAGQVSPGYASPWAAPGVPLKAIKWLLQRHAPLAIKATADIDQYLWMAQMLRNCTANRYAVNKERMVRLSEYSRDCLDELRAETGIAYEGRSLGTTQLFRTQAQLDGAAKDIAVLKESGVPFEVLDRAGIARVEPALANVTDILAGALRLPNDQTGDCQIFTTRLAEMAVKLGVEFRFGQDIQKLDFAGDRINGVWIDGKLETADRYVLALGSYSPQLLKPLGIKAPVYPLKGYSLTVLITNPAMAPTSTILDETYKVAITRFDNRIRVGGMAEIAGFDLSLNPRRRETLEMIVNDLYPQGGNLAEASFWTGLRPTTPDGTPIVGATPFKNLFLNTGHGTLGWTMACGSGRLLADLMAKKKPQISAEGLDISRYGNKIQESAKHGNPAPAHQ; this is encoded by the coding sequence ATGCGCGTTATGGTCTTGGGTAGCGGCGTCATCGGTACCGCCAGTGCTTACTATCTGGCCCGTGCCGGGTTTGAAGTGGTGGTGGTCGACCGGCAGCCCGCCGCCGCCATGGAGACCAGTTTCGCCAACGCCGGCCAGGTCTCGCCGGGCTATGCCTCGCCGTGGGCCGCGCCGGGCGTGCCGCTCAAGGCCATAAAGTGGCTGCTGCAACGCCACGCGCCGCTGGCGATCAAGGCGACCGCCGACATCGACCAGTATCTGTGGATGGCGCAAATGCTGCGCAACTGCACCGCCAACCGCTACGCGGTGAACAAGGAGCGCATGGTGCGTCTGTCCGAGTACAGCCGTGACTGCCTCGACGAGCTGCGCGCCGAAACCGGCATCGCCTACGAAGGCCGCAGCCTCGGCACGACTCAGCTGTTCCGCACCCAGGCACAGCTCGATGGCGCCGCCAAAGACATCGCCGTGCTGAAAGAGTCCGGTGTACCGTTTGAAGTCCTCGACCGCGCCGGCATTGCCCGCGTCGAGCCGGCACTGGCCAATGTCACCGACATCCTCGCCGGTGCCTTGCGTCTGCCGAACGACCAGACCGGCGACTGCCAGATCTTCACCACCCGGCTCGCCGAAATGGCAGTGAAACTTGGCGTTGAATTCCGCTTCGGCCAGGACATCCAGAAACTCGACTTCGCCGGTGATCGCATCAACGGCGTATGGATCGACGGCAAGCTGGAAACCGCCGACCGCTACGTGCTGGCCCTCGGCAGCTACTCGCCACAACTGCTCAAGCCGCTGGGCATCAAGGCCCCGGTGTATCCGCTCAAGGGTTACTCGCTGACCGTGCTGATCACCAACCCGGCCATGGCTCCGACCTCGACCATTCTCGACGAGACCTACAAGGTCGCGATCACCCGTTTCGACAACCGCATCCGCGTCGGCGGCATGGCCGAGATCGCTGGTTTTGACCTGTCGCTGAACCCGCGTCGGCGCGAAACCCTGGAGATGATCGTCAACGACCTTTATCCTCAGGGCGGCAATCTGGCCGAGGCGAGTTTCTGGACCGGTCTACGTCCGACCACACCGGACGGCACGCCGATTGTTGGCGCCACGCCGTTCAAGAACCTGTTCCTCAATACCGGTCACGGCACTCTCGGCTGGACCATGGCGTGCGGTTCCGGTCGTTTGCTGGCGGACCTGATGGCGAAGAAAAAGCCACAGATCAGCGCCGAAGGCCTCGATATTTCCCGTTATGGCAACAAAATCCAGGAGTCCGCAAAACATGGCAATCCAGCGCCAGCTCACCAATGA
- a CDS encoding RidA family protein → MAIQRQLTNERMSQIVSHNGTVYLAGQVGDDFNAGVEQQTREVLANIERLLDLAGTDKQHLLSATIYLNDIEAHFAGMNSVWDQWLPKGAAPARATVEAKMAKPSILVEISIVAALP, encoded by the coding sequence ATGGCAATCCAGCGCCAGCTCACCAATGAGCGCATGAGTCAGATCGTCAGCCACAACGGCACCGTGTATCTGGCCGGGCAGGTCGGCGACGACTTCAACGCCGGGGTTGAACAGCAGACTCGTGAAGTGCTCGCCAATATCGAGCGTTTGCTCGATCTGGCCGGGACGGACAAACAGCATTTGCTGTCGGCAACGATCTACCTGAACGACATCGAAGCGCACTTTGCCGGGATGAACTCGGTGTGGGACCAGTGGCTGCCCAAAGGTGCTGCACCGGCCCGTGCCACCGTTGAAGCGAAGATGGCCAAACCGAGCATCCTGGTCGAGATTTCCATCGTCGCCGCGCTGCCGTAA